In Cololabis saira isolate AMF1-May2022 chromosome 14, fColSai1.1, whole genome shotgun sequence, a single genomic region encodes these proteins:
- the si:dkey-125i10.3 gene encoding cell surface glycoprotein 1 codes for MSKEIDRRQVLHNVRVRKALKKDGSWINRSKDDDTTLEGGDKPAPLRRKSYVLSTARIFESTDPSQSSSPQKAESIPSDSDSANQKNGEINPAPKDAQPQGSTVEATGDATLAPQSTTEEVIQDSTTAPETAVAEIKEENANLSLDESNVEPSAEPAEVSADAHTEQDIQQVSSANENSEAASSPGLSEQTPANAAAGHEDGRADEPTDPSATDPNETKVSGDADVESHDSEVAAVGGTAETPATPVVEVTLQEESLVNSEEASATSLEDAGIEISAQPTGESLDNFPTQQAEEDVVVASTEVIAESLSETSDVTNAASGQDASLQESEPSLPDILVETMHQSHSQPAAQIPTDVSCDACPPVQDIKQNVETVAEFEVEESSEITLPETSPVFDNAAAEEEVAPENSAQPGPGPLPESDGHPTAEATINGSNELSSSEQGTTETVEAVAEVEETPEAPAADNAAPEEQVALESNAQVPEPLPESDDHPTAEATINGNNELSPSEVNTKEIVETVAEVEETPEAPAADDPAPEEQVAPENSAQVPEPLPKSDDHPTTESTLNGNNELSPSEVNTKEIVETVAEVEETPEAPAADDPAPEEEVVPENSAQVPDPLPESVDHPTAETTTKGSHELSPSEQSTEEIVEVTAGVEVESLPDIPAADEADEATPADEAAPLTSVQPVPDNLSESPAAEAPVRSAECEVESARLAEPETASRTEEVVECEAQSEDNAEQSVEPTPEDAADHMPELNVEDAVKPVPAAHAEAVSDHLVDRVIDLTDALDVEAPSAEAVPEAVEDPEQSVPEEPGLKEQADNTNISEISQKPAEEHNSPETLNVSSAGRATCSFCKQVVDGNVKISLGDSLIISHEECLKCGICAKALGDLLTNMYLHENLIQCGDCFIKTLKF; via the exons ATGTCAAAAG AGATTGACAGACGCCAGGTATTGCACAACGTCAGAGTGCGGAAGGCCCTGAAGAAGGACGGCAGCTGGATCAACAGGTCGAAGGATGACGA CACGACCCTTGAAGGGGGAGATAAACCTGCTCCGCTGAGGAGGAAGTCGTACGTCCTGTCCACGGCGAGGATTTTTGA ATCAACAGATCCTTCCCAAAGTTCTTCCCCTCAAAAAGCAGAAAGTATTCCATCTGACAG TGATTCAGCTAATCAGAAAAATGGTGAAATTAATCCTGCCCCGAAAGATGCTCAGCCTCAGGGATCAACGGTGGAGGCCACAGGCGATGCAACCTTAGC GCCCCAATCAACCACTGAGGAGGTCATTCAAGACAGTACAACAGCACCGGAAACCGCAGTTGCAGAAATAAAGGAGGAAAATGCTAATTTATCCCTAGATGAGTCAAATGTGGAGCCCAGTGCGGAACCTGCTGAGGTCTCTGCAGATGCTCACACTGAACAAGACATCCAACAAGTTTCTTCAGCCAACGAAAATTCAGAGGCAGCGTCTTCTCCGGGGTTATCTGAGCAAACACCTGCCAACGCAGCCGCTGGACATGAGGATGGTCGTGCTGATGAACCGACTGACCCGTCAGCCACAGATCCCAATGAGACCAAGGTCTCCGGAGATGCTGATGTAGAAAGTCATGATTCAGAGGTGGCTGCTGTTGGTGGCACTGCTGAAACTCCTGCTACCCCCGTAGTTGAAGTGACACTTCAAGAGGAATCTTTGGTCAATTCTGAGGAAGCAAGTGCAACGAGTTTGGAGGATGCAGGTATAGAAATATCTGCACAGCCAACCGGGGAAAGTTTAGATAACTTCCCCACACAGCAGGCAGAAGAAGATGTTGTAGTTGCTTCTACTGAAGTTATTGCAGAGTCACTTTCTGAGACCAGTGATGTGACTAATGCTGCGTCAGGACAAGATGCTTCACTCCAAGAAAGTGAGCCTTCACTTCCTGATATATTGGTAGAAACTATGCACCAATCACATTCTCAGCCTGCAGCCCAAATCCCCACGGATGTCAGTTGTGACGCATGTCCCCCAGTGCAAGACATAAAACAAAATGTTGAGACTGTTGCTGAGTTTGAGGTTGAGGAATCGTCGGAGATCACCCTGCCGGAGACTTCGCCCGTCTTTGATAACGCAGCAGCAGAGGAAGAGGTTGCACCTGAAAACAGTGCACAACCAGGCCCTGGACCTCTGCCTGAATCAGatggtcatcccactgctgaaGCTACTATAAATGGCAGTAATGAGCTTTCATCTTCAGAACAAGGTACAACAGAAACTGTTGAAGCTGTTGCTGAAGTCGAGGAAACGCCGGAGGCCCCTGCTGCTGATAACGCAGCACCAGAGGAACAGGTTGCACTAGAGAGCAATGCACAAGTCCCTGAACCTCTCCCTGAATCAGATGATCATCCCACTGCCGAAGCCACTATAAATGGCAATAATGAACTTTCACCTTCAGAAGTAAATACCAAAGAAATTGTTGAAACTGTTGCTGAAGTCGAGGAAACGCCGGAGGCCCCTGCTGCTGATGACCCAGCACCAGAGGAACAGGTTGCACCTGAAAACAGTGCACAAGTCCCTGAACCTCTCCCTAAATCAGATGATCATCCCACTACTGAATCTACTCTAAATGGCAATAATGAACTTTCACCTTCAGAAGTAAATACCAAAGAAATTGTTGAAACTGTTGCTGAAGTCGAGGAAACGCCGGAGGCCCCTGCTGCTGATGACCCAGCACCAGAGGAAGAGGTTGTACCTGAAAACAGTGCACAAGTCCCTGATCCTCTCCCTGAATCAgttgatcatcccactgctgaaACTACCACAAAGGGCAGTCATGAGCTTTCACCTTCAGAACAAAGTACTGAAGAAATTGTTGAAGTCACTGCGGGGGTTGAAGTGGAATCATTACCTGATATTCCTGCTGCTGACGAAGCTGACGAAGCAACACCGGCAGACGAGGCCGCTCCGCTCACCAGTGTGCAACCAGTCCCTGATAATCTGTCTGAATcacctgctgctgaagctcccGTCAGGTCTGCAGAGTGTGAAGTGGAGTCTGCACGCCTGGCAGAGCCAGAGACAGCGAGCAGAACCGAAGAGGTGGTCGAGTGTGAAGCCCAGTCTGAGGATAACGCCGAACAAAGTGTCGAGCCAACACCTGAGGATGCAGCAGACCACATGCCGGAGCTGAATGTCGAAGACGCTGTTAAGCCCGTGCCTGCTGCACACGCTGAAGCTGTTAGTGATCATTTAGTCGACAGAGTCATTGATCTGACAGATGCATTAGATGTGGAGGCCCCTTCAGCTGAAGCTGTTCCCGAAGCTGTGGAGGATCCAGAACAATCAGTCCCAGAGGAGCCCGGGCTGAAAGAACAGGCTGATAATACCAACAT CTCTGAAATCTCCCAGAAGCCTGCAGAGGAGCACAATTCCCCTGAAACTCTGAATGTGTCCAG TGCGGGTAGAGCTACCTGCTCTTTCTGCAAACAAGTCGTTGATGGAAATGTCAAGATCAGTCTTGGTGATTCTCTAATAATCTCCCATGAGGAGTGTCTCAAG tGTGGTATCTGTGCAAAGGCCCTGGGAGACCTGTTGACCAACATGTACTTGCATGAAAACCTGATCCAGTGTGGCGACTGCTTCATAAAAACTCTCAAATTCTGA
- the si:rp71-1d10.8 gene encoding uncharacterized protein si:rp71-1d10.8: protein MPSRNHLDKIGRKKKKKWSEEAMERALIEVKSGRCTVRQAAKEFGVPKSSLGDRVSGRVTPGSRSGPAQLITSADEELLVEFSLYMSKHGFPLTKQQVVSFASSIYKRQHRRVAFSKLGQTWWLNFRKRQERNITIQPADNVVRGRTACVRKEAVDQFFCLLSTVMDAHGLRDKPRQIYNCHETGFHLGRKRGHVPKPAGLGCKPAPGSRDHVSILACFNAAGDDVPPFVIYSRAYPGGVCYKTQGPTNALYGWSDSACVNSDLFKKWFLKHFLTHAPKERPLLLVFDGHKSPVSLEVVESARRENVILLCFPPHCSHILQPLDAGLFVVLKQRLASVTGEGCAADAHFAISKKDFSGVFKRAYQVAKEEEGLRIVREGFKKCGLYPLNHFAINGGNSMPSHGIGPTAGTSLSISAQTMHAVGELTAAEASS, encoded by the coding sequence ATGCCATCAAGAAACCATCTTGACAAAATCGgacgaaagaaaaagaagaaatggtCGGAGGAGGCCATGGAGCGTGCGCTGATCGAGGTGAAGTCCGGACGCTGCACGGTGAGACAGGCCGCCAAGGAGTTTGGAGTCCCCAAGTCTTCGCTCGGGGACCGAGTGAGTGGGCGGGTGACGCCGGGGAGCCGCAGCGGTCCCGCCCAGCTCATCACCTCTGCAGACGAGGAGCTGTTGGTGGAGTTCTCCCTGTACATGTCCAAACATGGGTTCCCGCTCACCAAGCAGCAGGTGGTGTCCTTCGCATCCTCGATTTACAAGCGGCAGCACCGGCGGGTGGCCTTCTCCAAACTGGGCCAGACTTGGTGGCTCAATTTTAGGAAACGGCAAGAAAGGAACATTACGATTCAGCCAGCCGACAACGTCGTCCGCGGGAGGACGGCGTGCGTGAGGAAGGAGGCGGTGGATCAGTTTTTCTGCCTGTTGAGCACGGTCATGGACGCGCACGGCCTCAGAGACAAGCCTCGGCAGATCTACAACTGCCATGAAACGGGTTTTCACCTGGGCCGGAAGAGGGGACACGTCCCCAAACCTGCCGGTCTGGGCTGCAAGCCGGCGCCGGGCTCCAGGGATCACGTCTCCATCCTGGCCTGCTTTAACGCGGCGGGAGACGACGTCCCCCCATTCGTTATCTACTCCAGGGCTTACCCCGGGGGGGTGTGTTACAAGACACAAGGCCCGACCAATGCCCTCTACGGCTGGTCGGACTCGGCGTGCGTGAACTCGGACCTCTTTAAGAAATGGTTTCTCAAGCATTTCCTCACGCACGCGCCGAAGGAGCGGCCGCTGCTCCTGGTGTTCGACGGCCACAAGTCGCCGGTGagcctggaggtggtggagtcGGCTCGCAGGGAGAACGTCATCCTCCTGTGCTTCCCCCCTCACTGCTCCCACATCCTGCAGCCGCTGGACGCCGGCCTGTTTGTGGTTCTGAAGCAGCGCTTAGCGTCCGTCACAGGCGAAGGCTGCGCCGCCGACGCCCACTTTGCAATCAGCAAGAAGGACTTCTCCGGCGTTTTTAAAAGAGCTTATCAGGTAGCAAAGGAAGAGGAAGGGCTCAGGATTGTGCGGGAGGGCTTTAAGAAATGCGGCTTGTACCCGCTGAACCACTTTGCCATTAATGGAGGCAACTCGATGCCATCACACGGCATCGGCCCCACGGCTGGAACCTCCTTGTCGATATCGGCTCAAACAATGCACGCCGTGGGAGAGCTCACAGCTGCCGAGGCCTCCTCCTAG
- the plp1b gene encoding proteolipid protein 1b isoform X1, whose product MFPVKQPWLCKALGCYDCCVRCIGAVPYPSLVATLLCYAGMALFCGCGHEALSQTEVLVETYFARNIQDYVVMASFIKYFQYVIYGLASFFFLYGILMLAEGFYTTSAVKQTFGEFRSTQCGRCLSLTFVIVTYILAFIWLAVFAFTAIPVFFLFNMEQTCHNINILAETTTSINQHGWICMDARQYGLLPWNAMPGKACGLTLASICKASEFYVTYDLYIAAFAGAGITLLALILFLIATTYNYAVLRFLGSKGIR is encoded by the exons ATGTTTCCGGTCAAGCAGCCTTGGCTTTGCAAAGCCTTAG GTTGTTATGATTGCTGTGTCCGGTGCATTGGGGCAGTGCCCTACCCGTCGCTGGTGGCCACCTTGCTGTGCTACGCCGGCATGGCCCTATTTTGTGGCTGTGGGCACGAAGCACTGTCCCAGACCGAAGTGCTCGTCGAGACTTACTTTGCCCGCAACATTCAGGACTATGTGGTCATGGCGTCTTT CATCAAGTACTTCCAGTATGTGATCTACGGTCTGGCGTCATTTTTCTTCCTCTACGGCATCCTGATGCTGGCTGAGGGCTTCTACACTACGAGCGCCGTCAAGCAAACCTTCGGCGAGTTCAGGAGCACCCAGTGTGGCCGCTGCCTCAGCCTGACG TTTGTCATAGTGACATACATCTTGGCCTTCATCTGGCTGGCCGTGTTCGCCTTCACGGCCATCCCGGTGTTCTTCCTGTTCAACATGGAGCAGACCTGCCACAACATCAACATCCTGGCCGAAACCACAACCAGCATCAATCAGCATGGCTGGATTTGCATGGACGCCAGACAGTATG GTCTGCTTCCTTGGAACGCGATGCCAGGCAAGGCCTGTGGATTGACCTTGGCGTCTATCTGTAAAGCCAGCGAA TTCTACGTGACCTATGACTTGTACATAGCGGCATTTGCCGGAGCTGGGATCACTCTGTTGGCACTG ATTCTGTTTCTCATTGCCACCACCTACAACTACGCAGTGTTGCGGTTCCTCGGCAGTAAAGGCATTCGTTAA
- the plp1b gene encoding proteolipid protein 1b isoform X2, translating to MGCYDCCVRCIGAVPYPSLVATLLCYAGMALFCGCGHEALSQTEVLVETYFARNIQDYVVMASFIKYFQYVIYGLASFFFLYGILMLAEGFYTTSAVKQTFGEFRSTQCGRCLSLTFVIVTYILAFIWLAVFAFTAIPVFFLFNMEQTCHNINILAETTTSINQHGWICMDARQYGLLPWNAMPGKACGLTLASICKASEFYVTYDLYIAAFAGAGITLLALILFLIATTYNYAVLRFLGSKGIR from the exons ATGG GTTGTTATGATTGCTGTGTCCGGTGCATTGGGGCAGTGCCCTACCCGTCGCTGGTGGCCACCTTGCTGTGCTACGCCGGCATGGCCCTATTTTGTGGCTGTGGGCACGAAGCACTGTCCCAGACCGAAGTGCTCGTCGAGACTTACTTTGCCCGCAACATTCAGGACTATGTGGTCATGGCGTCTTT CATCAAGTACTTCCAGTATGTGATCTACGGTCTGGCGTCATTTTTCTTCCTCTACGGCATCCTGATGCTGGCTGAGGGCTTCTACACTACGAGCGCCGTCAAGCAAACCTTCGGCGAGTTCAGGAGCACCCAGTGTGGCCGCTGCCTCAGCCTGACG TTTGTCATAGTGACATACATCTTGGCCTTCATCTGGCTGGCCGTGTTCGCCTTCACGGCCATCCCGGTGTTCTTCCTGTTCAACATGGAGCAGACCTGCCACAACATCAACATCCTGGCCGAAACCACAACCAGCATCAATCAGCATGGCTGGATTTGCATGGACGCCAGACAGTATG GTCTGCTTCCTTGGAACGCGATGCCAGGCAAGGCCTGTGGATTGACCTTGGCGTCTATCTGTAAAGCCAGCGAA TTCTACGTGACCTATGACTTGTACATAGCGGCATTTGCCGGAGCTGGGATCACTCTGTTGGCACTG ATTCTGTTTCTCATTGCCACCACCTACAACTACGCAGTGTTGCGGTTCCTCGGCAGTAAAGGCATTCGTTAA